From the genome of Gammaproteobacteria bacterium, one region includes:
- the iscA gene encoding iron-sulfur cluster assembly protein IscA, with the protein MAVSLTESAARRVKSYLERRGHGVGLRIGVKRTGCSGWAYQIDYADEIDANDVVFDDAGVKVVVDSKSLALIDGTEVDFVKDGLNEAFKFRNPNVKGECGCGESFSV; encoded by the coding sequence ATGGCGGTGTCGTTGACGGAAAGCGCGGCCCGAAGGGTCAAGAGTTACCTGGAGCGCCGCGGGCACGGAGTCGGCTTGCGCATCGGAGTGAAACGCACCGGCTGCTCCGGCTGGGCGTATCAGATCGATTACGCCGACGAGATCGACGCGAACGACGTCGTATTCGACGACGCCGGCGTCAAGGTCGTCGTCGACAGCAAGAGCCTCGCGCTGATCGACGGTACGGAAGTGGATTTCGTAAAGGACGGCCTGAACGAAGCCTTCAAGTTTCGCAACCCGAACGTCAAGGGCGAGTGCGGTTGCGGCGAAAGCTTCAGCGTCTGA
- the ndk gene encoding nucleoside-diphosphate kinase, with protein sequence MSIERTLSIIKPDGVEKNLIGEIYRRFEQAGLRIIAARMLRLRQDQAEGFYAVHRDRPFFNDLVRYMTSGPVMVQVLEGEGAIQKNRELMGATNPADAAPGTIRADFAKSIEENVVHGSDGPETAAAEIRFFFGEAEVCPRTR encoded by the coding sequence ATGTCGATTGAGCGCACTCTGTCCATCATCAAGCCCGACGGCGTGGAAAAGAACCTGATCGGGGAAATTTATCGCCGTTTCGAGCAGGCCGGCCTGCGCATCATCGCCGCCCGGATGCTGCGGCTGCGGCAGGATCAGGCCGAAGGGTTCTACGCGGTGCACCGCGACCGCCCGTTCTTCAACGACCTCGTCCGGTACATGACCTCGGGGCCCGTCATGGTGCAAGTCCTGGAGGGCGAGGGCGCGATTCAGAAGAACCGCGAGCTGATGGGCGCCACGAACCCGGCGGACGCTGCGCCCGGCACCATTCGCGCGGACTTCGCGAAGTCCATCGAGGAAAACGTCGTGCACGGGTCCGACGGGCCGGAGACGGCCGCGGCCGAGATCCGCTTCTTCTTCGGCGAGGCCGAGGTTTGCCCGCGCACGCGCTGA